One window of Chryseobacterium indologenes genomic DNA carries:
- a CDS encoding TolC family protein, whose protein sequence is MNRKRITATKLKIGIASAFMIFGSTLMSAQQQVSLQEAIKQALQNKAEAKKAALQIKKAEYKIDEARAGALPQVSATAGLTYNPIIQESLLEFGGEKIRAQFGQPWGSTASVQLQQAIFDQRVFTGLKAAKSTREFYVLNAQLTNEQIIENVATAYYQVFVQEENLKTVTASYANTEKVRNVIKSLVDNGLAKSIDLDRTNVQLTNIGSNKQTLINSVELSKNALKFYMGVPISTDIELEEKEIEPKPELIASSVNLNNRTEIKVLNKNRELLVFNKKATEAYLYPSVNLTANYGWGANGAKFPLTNGLSKGVLWSDYSAIGLNVNIPIFTGGATKAKINQAEIDIQSLDVDIENTQLNLSLDYKNAVTNMENALINIESMKDNVGLAERVQKNTQSNYQYGLATLTEVLDSENALTQAKQNYSNALLDYKQAEIKLIKAKGELNTLQNL, encoded by the coding sequence ATGAATAGAAAACGTATAACTGCTACAAAGCTAAAAATTGGGATAGCTTCAGCATTTATGATTTTCGGCTCTACATTGATGTCTGCCCAGCAGCAGGTTTCCCTGCAGGAAGCAATAAAACAGGCACTTCAGAATAAGGCAGAAGCAAAAAAAGCTGCTTTACAGATAAAAAAAGCCGAATATAAGATTGATGAGGCCAGAGCTGGTGCTCTTCCGCAGGTCAGTGCGACGGCGGGTTTAACCTATAACCCGATTATCCAGGAATCTTTGCTGGAATTCGGAGGGGAGAAAATCAGAGCTCAGTTTGGGCAGCCTTGGGGTTCAACAGCTTCTGTACAACTTCAGCAGGCGATTTTTGATCAAAGAGTATTTACAGGGCTTAAAGCTGCAAAATCAACAAGAGAATTTTATGTGCTGAATGCTCAGTTGACCAATGAACAGATTATTGAAAATGTAGCAACAGCTTATTATCAGGTGTTTGTACAGGAGGAAAATCTTAAAACGGTAACTGCCAGCTATGCCAACACTGAAAAAGTAAGAAATGTTATTAAAAGTCTGGTGGATAACGGTTTGGCAAAATCAATCGATTTAGACAGAACAAATGTTCAGCTTACGAATATTGGTTCCAATAAACAGACTTTAATCAACTCTGTTGAACTTTCAAAAAATGCGCTGAAGTTTTATATGGGAGTCCCTATCTCTACAGACATCGAGCTTGAAGAAAAAGAGATTGAACCAAAGCCTGAGCTGATTGCGAGCAGCGTAAATCTTAATAATCGTACAGAGATTAAAGTTTTAAATAAGAACAGGGAACTTTTGGTTTTCAATAAAAAAGCGACGGAAGCTTATCTTTATCCATCAGTAAATCTTACTGCGAACTACGGATGGGGAGCAAACGGAGCAAAATTCCCGCTGACAAATGGTCTTAGTAAAGGCGTTCTTTGGAGTGATTATTCAGCAATTGGTTTGAATGTAAATATTCCTATTTTCACAGGAGGAGCTACAAAAGCGAAGATCAATCAGGCAGAAATTGATATTCAGAGTCTTGATGTTGACATTGAAAACACTCAGCTGAACTTAAGTTTAGATTATAAAAATGCAGTCACCAATATGGAAAATGCATTGATTAATATCGAAAGCATGAAAGATAATGTAGGATTGGCAGAAAGAGTTCAGAAAAATACCCAGTCAAATTATCAATACGGGTTAGCAACCCTTACGGAGGTACTGGATTCTGAAAATGCTCTGACACAGGCAAAACAGAACTATTCTAATGCATTGCTGGATTACAAACAGGCAGAGATCAAGCTTATAAAAGCTAAGGGTGAACTAAACACACTACAAAACTTATAA
- a CDS encoding T9SS type B sorting domain-containing protein has translation MKKILSLFAVLSTVLLFSQKKKPENNSYYFYENKGQIIDQDGKENKDVKYLFHSNGLNVQLRSNGFSYDIYEIKKTINPDFSKKIENTLPTPKQYDTNEYIYEKLIHRVDIELVNSNKATITAEGKSQDYDNYYNLPNNLKGISNVHRYQKIRYKNIYPHIDLVFFKPNDTLKPIEYNFIINPGGKISDIKMKFNGTPTLIKGGKLTMNVRFGQIYENIPNSWITGNSKTSIDVSFKDLGDQTFGFNAPVNSSDKTIIIDPVPTRIWGSYAGGYGEDYGRIKTDSESTGYLYGATNSTTNFATSGTYQQNVAGGFDAFLMKLTKNGQKLWGTYYGFGMTDVFADVDFDENFNIYAGGTVQRGQYNENIVLVKFNNNGSFAFQKEFVSSRQNKLYTVSYNQNHIYIGGDSFSSDFPTVNAMQPVKSTPIGYTDGILASLNSTTGNVDWATYFGRSDGSTSIFQILSSNFDLEIIGATQSSTIPMVNAFQPLKGGESDGIYLKISKSGNNILKSSYYGNTGSEQIWKAGIVNNTLILPGRYTTTAFPLGQPGIWRVNLTNNTITKNYFDFTGSFQLLAYPDTSGNVFFTGLHSSGQPDISTPGAYMGMPAMYISTFLIKYSQNDIKEWGTYYTGNGATQQGEVTKDNDGAIYLTGMSSGNTAGIATPGTFQQLPGGGNDIFIAKFQDCTSSAVVTSNSPVCPNGTIQLNATGGTTYNWSGPNGFTSNQQNPVISNAVAAHAGIYTCQVSGSGACDGTFTVTVVVGDNTPPVPNVAALSDITGDCHTTITIAPTATDNCTGTITATTTDPLSYSIPGNYIIHWTYNDGNGNTATQNQNVIVSSPALPTTTNTQQTFCATNNPKISDLQITGQNIKWYDAAGNILPTTTALINGQTYYASQTINGCESNKTAVQVTVNTTPKPTANSNQDFCASANPTLEKLVVSGTALKFYNAAGNVIPMSTLLANGQIYYVTQTLNNCESEKLAITVTLSTDNVPAKDITQVQCNTTTANSMTVNLHSYEASIINNPAGYIFTYTDNAGNPIANPSAYVLNIGTTLIHVKVATPDGCFKVVRLNLTLNPKPFVQLPDKLDFCEGKSVILDAGLGFKSYEWNTGATTQTITVTTPGTYTVKVTNVFGCENTSATQVSYSVLAHIVSVNITNNTATVILSQSGNYEFSLNNFTWQDSNIFTNLNMGEYTVYVRTKSGCIIGQKNFSIFNIPNAISPNGDGINDTWRIAGLENYPGTEVYLYDRKGVIIYKEIIKKKPFQWDGKYESHSISTGNYWYTIKVSDGRIYNGWLLIKNRE, from the coding sequence ATGAAGAAAATTCTTTCGCTGTTTGCGGTTTTGAGCACAGTACTTCTATTTTCACAGAAAAAAAAACCTGAAAACAACTCTTACTATTTTTATGAAAACAAGGGCCAAATTATTGATCAGGACGGAAAAGAAAATAAGGATGTCAAATATCTTTTCCATTCTAATGGTCTGAATGTACAGCTGCGTTCTAATGGATTTTCTTATGATATTTACGAAATAAAAAAAACAATAAATCCTGATTTTTCAAAAAAAATAGAAAACACACTTCCAACTCCAAAACAGTATGATACCAATGAATACATCTATGAAAAGTTGATTCACAGAGTAGATATTGAACTTGTTAATTCTAATAAAGCAACCATTACTGCAGAGGGAAAGTCTCAAGATTACGACAATTACTATAACCTGCCTAATAACCTAAAAGGTATTAGTAATGTTCACCGCTATCAAAAAATCCGCTACAAAAACATATATCCTCATATAGATTTAGTATTCTTTAAGCCTAATGATACTTTAAAACCTATCGAGTATAATTTCATCATCAATCCGGGTGGAAAAATTTCAGATATTAAAATGAAATTTAATGGCACTCCTACCTTGATAAAAGGTGGAAAACTGACCATGAATGTACGTTTTGGGCAAATCTATGAAAACATTCCTAACAGCTGGATTACGGGAAATTCAAAAACAAGTATTGATGTTTCTTTTAAAGATCTTGGTGATCAGACTTTTGGATTCAATGCCCCTGTTAATTCTTCTGATAAAACGATTATTATAGATCCTGTACCAACAAGAATATGGGGAAGCTATGCCGGAGGATATGGAGAAGATTATGGCAGAATCAAAACGGACTCCGAAAGCACTGGATATTTATATGGAGCAACCAACAGTACTACTAATTTTGCTACTTCCGGAACCTATCAGCAAAACGTTGCTGGTGGGTTTGATGCATTCCTGATGAAGCTCACCAAAAATGGCCAGAAACTTTGGGGAACTTATTACGGCTTTGGAATGACTGATGTATTTGCAGATGTCGATTTTGATGAAAACTTTAATATTTATGCTGGTGGAACCGTTCAAAGAGGGCAATACAATGAAAATATTGTTTTAGTAAAATTTAATAATAACGGGAGTTTCGCTTTTCAAAAAGAATTTGTTTCAAGCAGACAAAACAAACTTTATACTGTTTCTTATAATCAAAATCATATCTATATTGGTGGTGATTCTTTTAGCTCTGACTTCCCTACAGTCAATGCAATGCAACCCGTAAAGTCAACGCCTATAGGATATACAGATGGTATTTTAGCATCTTTAAATTCAACGACCGGGAATGTTGATTGGGCAACATATTTTGGACGAAGCGATGGTTCTACTTCTATTTTTCAGATTCTCTCCTCGAACTTTGATCTTGAAATAATTGGAGCAACACAATCCTCAACAATTCCTATGGTTAATGCTTTCCAGCCTTTAAAAGGAGGCGAGTCAGACGGAATATATCTGAAAATTTCAAAATCAGGAAATAATATTCTCAAATCAAGCTATTATGGAAACACCGGATCAGAACAAATATGGAAAGCGGGAATTGTAAATAATACTTTAATTCTTCCAGGAAGATATACTACAACCGCTTTTCCTTTGGGACAGCCTGGAATATGGCGGGTAAACTTAACCAATAATACTATTACAAAAAATTATTTCGATTTTACAGGTTCTTTTCAATTATTAGCATATCCAGACACTTCCGGAAACGTTTTTTTTACAGGACTACATTCAAGTGGCCAACCGGACATCTCTACTCCCGGAGCTTATATGGGTATGCCAGCAATGTACATTTCTACATTTTTAATTAAATACAGTCAAAATGATATAAAAGAATGGGGCACTTACTATACAGGAAATGGTGCTACACAACAAGGCGAAGTTACAAAAGACAATGATGGAGCTATTTATTTAACTGGAATGTCTAGTGGAAATACTGCTGGCATTGCAACACCCGGAACATTCCAGCAGTTACCTGGAGGTGGAAATGATATTTTTATAGCTAAATTCCAAGATTGCACCTCTTCTGCTGTTGTTACTTCTAATTCTCCCGTATGTCCCAATGGTACAATCCAACTCAACGCTACCGGAGGAACAACATATAACTGGAGCGGGCCAAATGGCTTCACATCCAATCAACAAAATCCTGTTATTTCAAATGCTGTTGCTGCTCATGCTGGAATATATACATGTCAGGTTTCAGGATCGGGAGCCTGTGATGGAACTTTTACCGTAACCGTTGTCGTGGGTGATAATACCCCTCCTGTTCCTAATGTTGCCGCTCTATCAGACATTACAGGTGACTGTCATACAACAATTACGATTGCTCCTACTGCTACCGATAACTGTACCGGAACAATTACTGCAACCACCACAGATCCGCTATCTTACTCAATCCCTGGAAACTATATTATTCATTGGACTTATAACGATGGAAACGGAAATACTGCAACTCAAAATCAGAATGTAATTGTATCATCACCTGCTCTTCCAACAACTACAAATACTCAACAAACCTTCTGTGCAACGAACAATCCAAAGATTTCTGACCTTCAGATTACAGGTCAGAATATCAAATGGTATGATGCTGCAGGAAATATTTTACCAACAACGACTGCTCTTATCAATGGACAAACTTATTATGCTTCTCAGACCATTAATGGTTGTGAAAGTAATAAAACAGCGGTTCAGGTAACAGTAAATACAACTCCTAAACCGACTGCAAATAGTAATCAGGATTTCTGTGCTTCTGCAAATCCTACACTGGAAAAGCTTGTGGTATCAGGAACAGCTCTTAAGTTCTATAATGCTGCAGGAAATGTAATCCCAATGTCAACTCTTCTGGCAAACGGACAAATCTATTATGTAACACAAACTTTAAATAACTGTGAATCTGAAAAACTGGCAATAACAGTAACCTTATCCACCGATAATGTACCCGCAAAAGATATTACACAGGTACAATGTAATACTACTACAGCCAATTCAATGACTGTCAACCTTCATTCTTATGAAGCCAGTATTATTAATAACCCTGCTGGTTATATTTTCACCTACACTGATAATGCAGGAAATCCTATTGCCAATCCTTCAGCTTATGTGTTAAATATCGGAACAACGCTTATTCATGTAAAAGTAGCGACTCCTGACGGATGTTTTAAAGTAGTCAGATTAAACCTTACTTTAAATCCTAAGCCTTTTGTTCAGCTTCCTGATAAGCTTGATTTTTGTGAAGGAAAGTCTGTTATTCTGGATGCAGGATTAGGATTTAAATCTTATGAATGGAATACCGGTGCAACTACACAAACAATCACCGTAACGACTCCAGGAACGTACACCGTGAAAGTAACCAATGTCTTCGGATGTGAAAATACAAGTGCTACCCAGGTGAGCTACTCTGTTTTGGCTCATATTGTTTCCGTGAATATTACAAACAATACTGCCACAGTTATTCTTTCTCAGAGTGGAAATTATGAGTTTTCTTTAAACAATTTCACATGGCAGGATTCCAATATCTTCACTAATTTGAATATGGGAGAGTATACTGTATATGTAAGAACAAAATCCGGATGTATCATCGGGCAGAAGAATTTCTCAATATTCAATATTCCCAATGCCATCAGTCCTAATGGTGACGGAATCAATGATACGTGGAGAATTGCAGGATTGGAAAATTATCCGGGAACAGAAGTTTATTTATATGATAGAAAAGGAGTGATAATCTATAAAGAGATCATTAAAAAGAAACCTTTCCAATGGGACGGAAAATATGAATCACATTCCATCTCAACAGGAAACTACTGGTATACCATAAAAGTTTCTGACGGAAGGATCTATAACGGATGGCTTCTGATCAAAAACAGAGAGTAA
- a CDS encoding TetR/AcrR family transcriptional regulator, whose product MSNQAKKDQTQELIKETAKNLFFVKGKFDATTQEIADEAGVNRTLINYYFRSRDKLIQIIFDEAQRVEQEKSKIIQNSALPFKEKMSKFIESSLSTSLQYPYLETYIVSQINKGTCHHREIEEDILNEMYSDIEKEMELGNIEKMAPVQFILNMVSLLVFPSAIRPLFMENLLINDEEYDKIISERKEIIINMLFKN is encoded by the coding sequence ATGTCAAATCAAGCAAAAAAAGACCAAACACAGGAATTGATCAAGGAGACAGCGAAGAATTTGTTCTTTGTGAAAGGAAAATTTGATGCTACTACGCAGGAGATTGCAGATGAAGCAGGAGTGAACAGGACCCTTATTAATTACTATTTTCGTTCAAGGGATAAGCTTATCCAGATCATCTTTGATGAGGCTCAAAGAGTAGAACAGGAAAAATCGAAGATCATTCAGAATTCTGCTCTTCCTTTTAAAGAGAAGATGAGCAAATTCATAGAAAGCAGTCTTTCTACGAGTCTTCAGTATCCGTATCTGGAAACGTATATCGTGTCACAGATCAATAAAGGAACCTGCCATCACAGAGAAATTGAGGAAGATATCCTGAACGAAATGTATAGTGATATCGAAAAAGAAATGGAATTGGGAAATATAGAAAAAATGGCTCCGGTTCAGTTTATTCTGAATATGGTTTCGTTGTTGGTATTCCCAAGTGCCATAAGACCATTATTTATGGAAAATTTATTAATCAATGATGAAGAATATGATAAGATTATTTCTGAACGAAAAGAGATTATTATCAATATGTTGTTCAAAAACTAA
- a CDS encoding efflux RND transporter permease subunit, whose product MKLAEISIKRPSLVIVLFTILTLGGILSYTLMGYELIPKFETNMVTISTVYPGASPAEVETSVTRKIEDAVGSLENVKKVESSSYESLSVIMVQLNDGADVDYALNDAQRKVNAILADLPEDVKAPSLNKFSLDDLPIITMSISSDKLNSKDLYDLLDKKIEPIFSRVNGVAQVDLVGGQEREIQVNLDEKKLQGYGLSIGDVQQAILSSNLDFPTGSLKTRTTKSTIRLSGKYKSTEEMNNLVVSNKNGAQVRLSDIATVFDSQKDVEKVARFNQFPTILMQVKKQSDANAVAVSESIQKTIKTVEEAYKVQGVKVKIVNDTTEFTLESANHVIFDLFLAIILVAIVMLLFLHSIRNAFIVMVSIPASLVAAFIGMNLMGYTLNLMSLLGLSLVVGILVDDAIVVLENIYRHMEMGKSKIRAAYDGASEIGFTVAAITLVIVVVFLPIAMSSGLVANILAQFCVTVVIATLLSLLASFTIIPWLSSRFGKLEHLTGKNWFEKFILWFEGLIDKFTHWITGILEWCLKTTLRRISTVVITFIVLISSFMLVAFGFIGGEFFPPIDRGQFLVQMELSKDATVEKTNQLTLEVEKFLRNDKDVVDLITTVGQQSTGFGGAQATTYQSEVQVNLTDKSERSESTNIKAAKIKRQLEEKFTGVEFKTAPIGIMGAENAPIEMVVTGPDNETAVKEATRILELLKKVPGAVDAELSTDTGSPEVQVSIDRDKMSSLGLNLSSVGQTMQTAFNGNTDGKFRAGEYEYDINIRFGDVNRQSIDDVKNLMFTNPQGQQVRLSQFAEVKMGSGPSLLERRDKSPSVKVRAKAVGRPVGDVANEWANQFMNSNKKPIGVDYIWSGDMENQQEGFGTLGIALLAAIVLVYLVMVSLYDSFVYPFVVLFSIPLAMIGVMVILALTANSLNIFTMLGMIMLIGLVAKNAILIVDFTNARKAAGANTHDALVQANHARLRPILMTTIAMIFGMLPIALATGAGAEMNKGLAWVVIGGLTSSLFLTLIIVPVVYSLFDSVLRRMGKDNKVDYEAEMKADYVHRELNEDGFTPKHLDK is encoded by the coding sequence ATGAAGTTAGCAGAAATATCCATTAAAAGACCCTCGCTGGTAATTGTATTATTTACAATTCTGACGTTGGGAGGTATCCTGAGTTATACACTCATGGGATACGAATTGATTCCGAAGTTTGAAACCAACATGGTAACAATATCTACGGTGTATCCCGGAGCTTCCCCTGCAGAGGTGGAAACATCCGTGACCCGAAAGATTGAAGATGCCGTAGGTTCCCTGGAAAACGTTAAAAAGGTAGAATCTTCTTCATACGAAAGTTTATCCGTTATCATGGTTCAGCTGAACGATGGGGCCGATGTAGACTATGCTTTGAACGATGCCCAAAGAAAGGTAAATGCCATTCTTGCAGACCTTCCGGAAGATGTAAAAGCGCCTTCGCTGAATAAGTTCTCATTAGATGACTTACCGATTATCACGATGAGTATTTCATCTGATAAGCTGAACAGCAAAGACCTTTATGACTTACTAGATAAAAAGATTGAACCTATTTTCTCCCGTGTAAATGGTGTAGCACAAGTAGATCTTGTGGGTGGACAGGAAAGAGAAATTCAGGTAAATCTTGATGAGAAAAAACTGCAGGGATACGGACTTTCAATTGGAGACGTACAACAGGCAATTCTTTCATCAAACCTTGATTTCCCAACAGGAAGTTTGAAAACGAGAACTACAAAATCTACGATCAGACTTTCAGGAAAATATAAGTCCACTGAGGAAATGAACAACCTTGTAGTTTCCAATAAAAACGGAGCTCAGGTACGTTTGTCTGATATCGCAACAGTTTTTGACTCTCAGAAAGATGTTGAAAAAGTAGCGAGATTTAACCAGTTCCCAACCATTTTGATGCAGGTTAAAAAACAATCTGATGCCAACGCGGTTGCAGTATCTGAAAGTATTCAGAAAACCATTAAAACAGTAGAAGAAGCATACAAAGTTCAGGGGGTAAAAGTAAAAATCGTAAACGATACTACAGAATTTACCCTTGAATCGGCCAACCACGTTATTTTCGACTTATTCTTAGCGATTATCCTTGTGGCGATTGTGATGCTATTATTCCTTCACAGTATCAGAAACGCATTTATCGTAATGGTTTCTATCCCGGCTTCATTGGTGGCAGCGTTCATCGGAATGAACTTAATGGGGTATACCTTGAACCTTATGAGTTTACTGGGACTGTCGCTTGTGGTAGGTATCCTGGTGGATGACGCGATCGTAGTACTGGAAAACATTTACCGTCACATGGAGATGGGTAAAAGTAAGATCAGAGCAGCTTATGACGGAGCTTCAGAGATCGGATTTACCGTTGCTGCGATTACATTGGTAATTGTGGTGGTATTCTTACCGATTGCGATGAGTTCAGGTCTTGTAGCGAACATTCTTGCTCAGTTCTGCGTCACCGTAGTTATCGCAACCTTATTGTCATTGCTGGCTTCATTTACCATCATTCCTTGGTTATCATCAAGATTCGGTAAACTGGAACATTTAACAGGTAAAAACTGGTTTGAGAAATTCATTCTTTGGTTTGAAGGATTAATTGACAAGTTTACACACTGGATCACTGGAATCCTTGAATGGTGTCTGAAAACGACATTAAGAAGAATTTCAACAGTAGTGATCACATTCATTGTCTTAATCAGTTCATTCATGCTGGTAGCATTCGGATTCATTGGAGGTGAATTCTTCCCGCCGATTGACCGTGGTCAGTTCCTGGTACAAATGGAGTTGTCAAAAGATGCAACCGTTGAAAAAACAAACCAATTAACACTAGAGGTTGAGAAGTTTTTAAGAAATGATAAAGATGTTGTAGACCTTATTACAACCGTTGGACAGCAGTCTACAGGTTTTGGTGGAGCTCAGGCAACGACTTACCAGTCTGAGGTTCAGGTAAACTTAACAGATAAGTCTGAACGTTCTGAAAGTACCAACATCAAAGCTGCGAAAATAAAAAGACAGTTAGAAGAGAAATTCACAGGAGTTGAATTTAAAACAGCTCCGATTGGTATCATGGGTGCTGAAAATGCTCCTATTGAAATGGTAGTAACAGGACCTGATAACGAAACCGCTGTAAAAGAAGCAACAAGAATTCTGGAACTATTGAAAAAAGTTCCTGGAGCTGTAGATGCTGAATTATCTACAGATACTGGTAGCCCGGAAGTTCAGGTAAGTATCGACAGAGATAAAATGTCTTCTCTTGGGTTAAATCTTTCAAGTGTAGGACAGACGATGCAGACTGCATTTAACGGAAATACAGATGGAAAATTCAGAGCCGGAGAATATGAATATGATATTAATATCCGTTTTGGAGATGTCAACAGACAATCCATTGATGATGTTAAAAACCTTATGTTTACAAACCCTCAGGGACAGCAGGTTCGTTTAAGCCAGTTTGCTGAAGTAAAAATGGGTTCAGGACCAAGCTTACTTGAACGTAGAGATAAATCTCCTTCTGTAAAAGTAAGAGCAAAAGCAGTAGGTAGACCGGTAGGAGACGTAGCTAATGAGTGGGCAAACCAATTCATGAACAGCAACAAAAAACCTATTGGAGTAGATTACATCTGGAGTGGAGATATGGAGAACCAGCAGGAAGGTTTCGGTACGTTGGGTATTGCTTTATTAGCAGCTATCGTATTGGTATATCTGGTAATGGTTTCACTATATGACAGTTTCGTATATCCTTTCGTGGTATTGTTCTCAATCCCGTTAGCGATGATCGGAGTAATGGTAATTCTTGCATTAACTGCCAACTCACTGAACATTTTCACCATGTTAGGGATGATCATGTTGATTGGTCTGGTAGCGAAGAATGCGATCCTTATCGTAGACTTTACGAATGCCAGAAAGGCAGCAGGAGCTAATACGCATGACGCCTTGGTACAAGCCAACCACGCTCGTCTTCGTCCGATCCTGATGACCACAATTGCGATGATTTTTGGTATGTTACCGATCGCATTGGCAACAGGTGCCGGAGCTGAGATGAATAAAGGTCTTGCATGGGTAGTAATCGGTGGTTTGACATCGTCTCTATTCCTTACCCTGATCATTGTACCGGTAGTATACTCTCTATTTGACTCTGTTCTACGAAGAATGGGTAAAGATAACAAAGTAGACTACGAAGCTGAAATGAAAGCGGATTATGTACACAGAGAGCTGAATGAAGACGGATTTACTCCGAAACATTTAGATAAATAA
- a CDS encoding efflux RND transporter periplasmic adaptor subunit yields MKKTLIYIIVAAVLVGLAAYKIAGNKEKQTKEVKEVAKQVDKINVNIVTVTRENIDTDYSANGTFIPKQEMNQSSEIAGRIVSVLVKEGSRVSAGQVLATIKRDAIEVDVTQAQNNLQNAIIDNQRYENAFKTGGVTKQQVDNSRLQLKNAQAAVKAQGVRVNDTSIRAGISGTINKKLVEPGTVVSVGTSMFEIVNINSLKLSVLVDESQIGKIQLGQEVPIKVNVLPEDSFVGRITFIAPKSDASLNFPVEIEVQNRGNLKAGMYATAKFSTNNGAETQNMLTVPAEAFVNGVSSGQLFVVQNGVAKLIKVTIGKVYGDKVQVLSGLNGGEQVVTSGQINLDNGSKVNIIK; encoded by the coding sequence ATGAAAAAAACTTTAATATATATCATCGTAGCAGCTGTACTTGTAGGTCTAGCCGCTTACAAGATTGCCGGGAACAAAGAAAAGCAGACTAAAGAAGTAAAAGAAGTTGCCAAGCAGGTAGATAAAATCAACGTTAATATTGTAACCGTTACAAGAGAAAATATTGATACAGACTATTCAGCTAACGGAACATTCATTCCTAAGCAGGAAATGAACCAGTCTTCTGAAATTGCAGGACGTATTGTAAGCGTTCTGGTAAAAGAAGGTTCAAGAGTAAGTGCAGGTCAGGTTTTGGCAACTATCAAGAGAGATGCTATCGAAGTGGATGTTACACAGGCTCAGAATAATTTGCAAAATGCTATTATCGACAATCAGCGTTATGAAAATGCCTTTAAAACGGGAGGTGTTACAAAACAACAGGTTGATAATTCAAGACTTCAGCTGAAAAATGCTCAGGCAGCTGTAAAAGCTCAGGGAGTAAGAGTCAATGACACAAGTATCCGTGCAGGTATTAGCGGAACAATCAATAAAAAGCTGGTAGAACCTGGAACAGTTGTTTCGGTAGGAACATCTATGTTTGAAATCGTTAATATCAACAGCTTAAAACTTTCTGTTTTAGTAGATGAAAGCCAGATCGGGAAAATCCAGTTAGGTCAGGAAGTTCCGATTAAAGTAAACGTTTTACCTGAAGATTCTTTCGTAGGCAGAATTACCTTTATCGCTCCTAAAAGTGATGCTTCTTTGAATTTCCCTGTTGAAATTGAAGTTCAGAACAGAGGAAACCTGAAAGCAGGTATGTATGCAACCGCTAAATTCAGTACAAATAATGGTGCAGAAACGCAGAATATGCTTACAGTTCCTGCAGAAGCGTTTGTAAACGGAGTAAGCTCAGGACAATTGTTTGTTGTTCAGAATGGAGTTGCCAAATTGATTAAAGTAACCATCGGAAAAGTTTACGGCGATAAAGTTCAGGTATTAAGCGGATTGAATGGAGGAGAGCAGGTAGTAACTAGCGGACAGATTAACCTGGATAATGGATCTAAAGTGAATATTATAAAGTAG